The DNA region CCTGAATCCTGCAGTACTTTCCCCTCTCCGTTTGGGTGTTAGGGGTGATCCAGGGGAACCAGACacctttctctcatctcttccccaGTTATGTGGCTACACCCTTGGCTGCCCTCCTGAATGTTAAGGAGAAAACCCGATTGCGGGCACCTCCCAATGCCACTTTAGAGCATTTCTACCTAACCAGCGGCAAGCAGCCCAAGCAGGTATGAGCCACAGAGGACTCTGGGATCTGCTGAGTTTGGGTGGGCCAGAGTTTGAAAGCCATAGCCCTGGAAGGTGAGGACTTGGCAGTGGGTGGGCCGGACTCAGGTTACTATGGGGAGAGGTTGGGCAGAGTTGGGGCACTGTTGATTGGAAGACTGAATTTAACAGCCTGACTATGCCTAGGTGGAGGTAGACCTTTTGTCTCGGCAGAGTGGGCTTTCTGGACGCCAGGTTGAACGCTGGTTCCGCCGCCGGCGCAACCAGGACAGGCCCAGTCTTCTCAAGAAGTTCCGAGAAGCCAGGTGGGGTTAGCTTGTGCCAGTGGGGCTGGGTGGTACAGTGGGGTTTCCCTTGCTGGGAGTATGCATGCTGTGGTGTGCATGAGAGGTGAGGGGATCTAGGGCCAGTGGGAAACTGCTGACCCACCTAGCCAGCTCTGCTTCCTCTTGCAGCTGGAGATTCACGTATTACCTGATTGCCTTTGTTGCTGGCCTGGCTGTCACTGTGGATGTGAGTACTGGCATGTGGGAGCAATCCTTTGTCAAGATGGGCTAAGGATGTGAGTTCTTCTTTACTCTTTTTGCAGAAACCCTGGTTCTACGACTTGAGAAAAGTTTGGGAGGGGTACCCCATACAGGTATGAGAGCAGCAACCCCGCTCCCCGACGGGTTCCTGGACCACATGGCAGGGGAGTTCGTCATGGGACAAAGAAGGGTACCGAGGGGCTGGAAGTGATGAGTTTGGAGGTGAGCCCCTTGGATCTCACTGTTCCGCCCTCCCtcacccctttcctctccagagCATCGTCCCTTCTCAGTACTGGTACTACATGATTGAACTTTCCTTCTACCTGTCCCTGCTCTTCAGCGTCGCCTCTGATGTCAAGAGAAAGGTGGGTGGAGAGGCTGTGGAGAGGGGTGGGATGAAACCTTTGGCCTCCTGGGGATCTGGGCGGAGCCGCTGGCATAGTGGGGAGGACGGGGAAGAGCCCCTTGGAGCCTGCATCTTCTCTGCAGGATTTTAAGGAGCAGATCATCCACCATGTAGCCACCATCGTTCTCCTCAGCTTCTCCTGGTTTGCCAATTACGTCCGAGCCGGGACCCTCATCATGGCTCTGCACGACTCTTCTGACTACCTGCTGGAGGTTAGGGTTCCTCACAGTGGAGGCCCCGTGCAGGTTCCCGTCCCTCTAGTCCTCTAGGGGGTTGAGAGGGTATAGTCACCGCACGTCTTAATGTCTGTTTATACAGTCTGCCAAGATGTTCAACTACGCGGGATGGAAAAACACTTGCAATAACATATTCATCGTCTTTGCCGTCATCTTCATCATTACCCGACTGGTTATCATGCCCTTCTGGTGAGTAGATGCTCAGGCCCTTTGCTCCTTCTTCACTCACCTCACTGTCTCACCATGCCGGCGCTGCCCCTCAGGATCCTGCACTGCACGCTGGTGTACCCTCTGGAGCTCTACCCTGCCTTCTTCGGCTACTACTTTTTCAACTTCATGATGGCGGTGCTGCAGACGCTGCAGATGTTCTGGGCCTACTTTATCCTGCGCATGGCCTACAAGTTCATAACTGGAAAGGTGAGGAAGGCCTCACCAGTCCTAACCCCAG from Acomys russatus chromosome 15, mAcoRus1.1, whole genome shotgun sequence includes:
- the Cers2 gene encoding ceramide synthase 2 produces the protein MLQTLYDYFWWERLWLPVNLTWADLEDRDGRVYAKASDLYITLPLAVLFLIIRYFFELYVATPLAALLNVKEKTRLRAPPNATLEHFYLTSGKQPKQVEVDLLSRQSGLSGRQVERWFRRRRNQDRPSLLKKFREASWRFTYYLIAFVAGLAVTVDKPWFYDLRKVWEGYPIQSIVPSQYWYYMIELSFYLSLLFSVASDVKRKDFKEQIIHHVATIVLLSFSWFANYVRAGTLIMALHDSSDYLLESAKMFNYAGWKNTCNNIFIVFAVIFIITRLVIMPFWILHCTLVYPLELYPAFFGYYFFNFMMAVLQTLQMFWAYFILRMAYKFITGKMIEDERSDREETESSDGEEATPGAETKSRLLANGHPILNNNRPKSD